Sequence from the Panicum virgatum strain AP13 chromosome 5N, P.virgatum_v5, whole genome shotgun sequence genome:
TTTTCCATCACAATGTAAGGATCTAACTTCTCAATTTCTGGTGTAACATAATGAGTTTGTGTTACTTTGCACAGGTGAAGTGGGCTGACGGAAAAAAGTTTGAGGACAAATTTGTGGATACCTTGCTTAAATATGGATACAAAGGTCAATACATGTCAGAGAATTGGATGAAGCAGCCATTGTTTATACAATCTTTTGCTCCTACCTCCATTGTACATGTATCAAAATTGATTGACTCTCCCAAGGTATTTTTGATTGATGATATAACAGTGAGAACACAAGACACGAACCAGGTACTAACCTTTATGTAACAGTGTCTCTGACCCTTTTGAACCAATGCtaagaaagaaaaacagctTGGATAGAAAAACCAATCCCTGAGATTTTGGAGTTCATTTTTTGCAACTTCAGTAAAACACCTTTGGAGTTTGGATATACTTATGTATGTCATTTCTCATTTGCAGTCATACTGGGAAATCACTTCAGATGACTACCTTGCATACATTGGGAAATACGTAGTAGGCCTTGGTCCATGGAAAGATACCATTGTTCCAGCTGCACGAAACTACTTGATGCCACCAAGTGATCTTGTTGCGCGGGCACATGCTCATAATCTACAGGTACACCATTTGTTTGTAACCATTGCAATTATCTTAAGTTCAGATTTTACATGGATTGTTGTAGAGTAATCGATGCTAGTTGGACCAACTTCCATTTGTTAACTGCTGTCTTCTAGGTTTGTCTATCTAAATGCATCTGGTCACCAGTTACCAGAAGTATCCTATTAAACGTCATGGCTGCCTTGTAGTTCTGGTATCATTTACATCAACTAAAACTCTGGCCAATCAGTGAATGAATTGGGTTGGGACACAACACGTCACGTAGCTGTCAACACCTTCAACAAAGCACAGCTCTTTTTTTTAAGGTTACTTACAGCTGTGTCCTGATCCTCACCTTGTCCTATGTGTTGAATTGGGAGGAATGCGCTCCATTCCCCAGTAATAAGTGGTCTAGTTTAGTCAAATTCTGGTTGAATTATAGTCACTTTGGTGAGCTCTCATTAAACCTGTGTTTAGCTGTGCATTACAGTGCAAACTTTCTGATGCAAATAACATGCGGAGCAAATTATTACTTTGCTATGCGCACCTTTCTTACACTTGGTTTGTCCCACAGAATGTGTTTCAGATAATATGTACCCCGAAACATGTTAAATGGTAGTCTGTTCATTTGTTGTTGTGCAGGTACACCCATACACGTACAGGAATGAGAACCAGTTCCTGCACTTCAACTTTCATCAGGATCCCTACGCTGAATATGATTTCTGGATAAACACTGTGGGGGTTGATGGTCTATTTACAGATTTCACCGGATCCCTTCACCGGTACCAGGAATTGACATCCCCACACCGGAAGGATGAGACCGCAAACAGCCTTCTAGTAAAAATTAGTCAAATGATCTCAGCATATGAAGGTCTGTGATTGTTTGTACTTGCAAGACTACACAAGTGTGTCATGGTGTTACTCGGACCTTGGAAGGTTAAAGAAACGAGTTGTTTTCTAGTAGGTAGTTGTTAGCACGAGTCGTACTTGATAGATTCTGTACCATGGTTCATGGTTCATTGCTCATCCAACGATGAACAAGTTGCCAAGTTGGCATGTGCTCATATCATATCATCatattggccctgtttggttttctAGCGCTTAGctaactttgaccgctaattacggtatcAAACTAAGTcaatttacaaaatcaactctaGAACCCCTTGCGCTAGGaaccttgaagaatctaatgggatctttgaccgcgtgattataggatggttactgtaacatcactggggccaatcatcgattaattactatcattagattcgtcgcgaaaaattatatccatccctaaaaaaattttacaaatagacttcgtttagtactttatGCATGCGGGATTTTTTCCTCAGCTTGCGTGCGCTATGAATAGTGGAGGGGATTATACCAGTTGAATTGGTTTCTGAATTGGATATTAGGGGTTGCACAGTCGTCCTGCAGTCGTACTCATCTGCCAGAGTGTGTTGAAATGTAACTGGATACTAGTGGTTCAGTGGTAGCATGTCCCTATCTGTCCTCACTGGGAAGGAACCACCTCTCTAGATAGACGCTCTCGGCTCTCGTCACCAATCTCCATGCAGCGGAGGATAACCTCAAGCTTCAAGTGTGGGAGCCGGTGAAGGGATAAAGAAGATTTCAGGCCACACAACCTGAGCGAAGGAAGAATggaaacggcggcggcggcggtagcccGGCCGCCAGAGTGCAGCTCCTCCGGCGGACTGCTCAGCGGTAAAGTCAATTTCCCAACCACTCTTATCCTCTGTTCTCTGCTCAAGTAGCACGCTGCACTGCACACCATGgctctcctcctctccctgtTGAAGCATCAGTCACTGACTCATTGCATACAAGGGCCAACATCAACATGCCATAGTATAGTAGTTCAACTAACAAACTGTATGCATGCACACTAGATTGTTACTGGATTGGTGACTGATCTTGTAGAGTTTTTTTTAATCGGCATCTTGAACAAGTCATCTAGTCAGCATAATACAAAACTGTCCACACTTGTAACTTAGCTGCATCGCTGAAAGTCTAGGACGACTTCCGAGGGATATTGCAATTTTATTCTAGCAAGACCCTGCTACAATTTCATCGCATAATATCTTTGTGATTGGACTGATTGTGTGCACAAGCACAACCCTTTTGACCAGGAGTTTGCAAGACAAAGAAAATTAGTTTCGTCCTGCAGTTGTTAACCGAAGTAGGTAAGCTTTGAAAAACACAGACTAAACAAAGAAATCAAACCCTCCGATATTTAGCATCTTCCAGCATGGAAACGTTTGGAAAGAGGTTTCCGCTGATCCCCAGCTTTGGCACGGAAATCCTCACCTGGCTACCCAAACAGAGTCCACTTTTGACCCGGACAacctttcgaaaaaaaaagcCCCCCGGggggagcgggggggggggggggggggggggcgggggcggggactTCCTGGGTCATGGTGGAAACCGGAAAGGTCCCGCATGTGAAACAAAACGCTCTTCCACGAGTAGTCAAGCAGCGCTACCACTTCAAAGTTTTTTCTTGGCATTTTCCGTACACCCACCACTGCGCATCTGTACCTGACCTGTCTCCTCCCACGCAGGCAGGCGGAGGTCGCTGCTGCCCCGCCGGCAATCGACGAGAGCGGCAGCAGCGTTCCCGgctagcgccgccgcgagctttTCCACGGCCTCGTTGAAGCGACCACCGGGAATTCAACGCCACGGACCCCAGGTCCAAGTCTTGCCACGGAGTGATTTTGCTCGAGCTACTGGTAACTTGGTCTCTACTGCAGAGAAAGTAACCGTCATTTTCCTCGGGCAGGTttgcgcggcgcggaggcggcgagcgGACATCCAGTCGGACACGTACGTGCTGATAGAGCCCGGCAGGGACGAGGAGTTCGTGTCCCGGGAGGAGCTGGAGGCGAGGCTCAAGGGCTGGCTGGAGAGGTGGCCGGGGGAGGCGCTGCCCCCCGACCTCGCCAGGTTCGACACGGTCGACGACGCCGTCTCCTACCTCGTCAGGTCCGTGTGCGTGCTCGAGATCGAGGGCGATGTCGGGTCCGTGCAGTGGTACCAGGTCGAAGTGGAATAGCCCGGGTTCatggctgtgtgttccttcttgcCGTCCTTCCTTGCTGGGTGTAACATGCAGTACCGAGCAAATTGCGAGGGTCAACTGGTGACGCATGTTTTCGCCAAGTTCTTGCTTTGGTTCGTTAGGATTGTTGTTCAGATTTGAGTTAAAAAAGTTCCGCCAGTCAAAAACGTAGAAAAAAATGGTAAGATCAATGGCTGGAGCGCTTTGATGGTGTGATAGCACCCCCAAAAAGTGGTGGGACCGGGGCATTTACAACAGGGCAGGGAGAGCTGGCGACAGGCAGTCGCTACTCGCTACAGAGCGCAAGCCGGGGTTAACcgaaccgaccggtccggtcaaaccgccgccctccggtagcggtttaccggaccggtttgaccggtatccGGTGGAAAccgtttgaattcaaatccaaattcaaataaattcaaaaaatctcatgcaaccggttccgaccggtttaccggctggtttgaccggtttaccggtcggtttgatcggtttgaattcaaattcaaattcaaaagctcccgtgcaaccggtttaccggccggtttaaccggtgggctttaatgggccggcccatttttttcttttttcttttttgatttaactttaaatccccgcaaactatactaaatgaacgaatttttgagaaaatttaacactattagattcattgcacctttaagtatttttaagaatttttcattttttgaatttaaatttaaattttaaatcttggccggttgggtaccggaccaaaccggaaccgggccggaccggtttgaccggtaaccggtcaaaccggaccggttcccaccggtttggtcaACCTTGCTCCCATCCCACCAAACTCACCGCCCCCCCTCTCCGTTTCCACGGAACGGTCTCGTTTCCCGTTAGAACGGAACGCGATGGCCCTTGCCTGCTTCGGCGAGAGGAACAGGCAGAGGCAGAGCGGGCGGGGCACCGGACAGGAACAGGGGCGAGCGAGAGAGCAAGAGAGCGGGAGACCCGGGCGCCACGGCACCCCCGTCCCCATCCCCTCGCCGGCGTCTTCCGCAGACGCAGagcccccttcccctccccgtcgccgtcgcTTCCCCTCGGGTTGACTTGACTTGTACTGTTCCACTTCCACACCACACCCCCTCCACCGCTCCACGGACCACCACCCCCACAATAATCGCATTCCATTCTCCTCCTCGCTTTTGCACTTTGCGCCTCTTCCTCTCTTTCCATCTCCCCATCCCTCCGCCGGCCTCTCTTCCTCGAGCTTGCTTCGGTCCGAGGTCTGAATCTGTGATCCCGGAGGTCCCGTTGGCGGCCGCCGGAGTACGCGAAGAGCGGGAGCTCCTCGGTGCCGGCGGTGAGTCTCTTATCCTTGCTTTGTGAGGGGTTCTTGCAGAGTTCCTTATCGATTGCTTCTTGTGTGTCAGTTAATATCTGCTCGAGTTTGGTCTCGCGCTCTCGCTTTAATACCAGATGCTTTTGGCCAAATTATTTTAGCTATTTCTTGCTCGTGTGGGCATTTTTACCCCCAAGAACTGCTTTAAGCCTCTAGCTAGTGTGAGAACCTGCGCAAACTGTTCTACGAAATAAGAGGACCCTGTCCTGTTCTTGCTGTTGACCCAGAACAAACTGGGTTATTAAACCATCGGGCTGGTGGAATCTAATCTTATATGATCAATTTTTTTCACCACTGATTTTGTTAAGAAAGAaataaggaagagagaaaagggaAATGACTACATGAAGACCAACAGGATAATTAGTCCCTATCACCTTTAACTGTGAATTTACATTTGTTTaccttttttttcaatttctacGTCTCTTTTGCTATTTATATGTCTGTGCTTGCAAGTTTCAAAGATGTTCTGCTTGAAAAGCATGTTTGTTTTTTCTGGATCAATGTTCAATTGCTTACTTCCATTTATTCAGCACTTTATGATTTTTATTATATTTAGCTATTTGCATCAGTAGCTTTCAGAAATTCAATTATCAAGTCTGAAGTATATTGGAATTAGACCTGATCTTTGTGTTAAACATATGAAGCAGGGGAGGTCCATAACATGATGGCTGGAGAGTTGGTTAAGCAATACTCAAACATCACTCTGGGAGAAGACAGTGAGATATGTGATATTAAACATGCGCTTAAGGCATTGAGAAAGAAGATCCTTACTTTGGATTTTGACAACTCCGTGCATGTCCATGATCCACAGGACTCATTTGAGTACTTGGAAGTGCTGTACAAAATCAGACGACTTTCTGAAAGGTTAAGGGGCTTGGACCCTTGTGGAGAAGCCAAACAGCTGAATGAACTCACTGTGTATGCTAATGACCTTTCTGAAATGGCAATGGCAAGGCTTGAAGAGGAATTTGTTTATCTTCTTACACATTACAAACAGCCATTAGAACAGGAAGTTCTCTCTTTTCGCTCTACAGAGGATGGCAGTGTGGAAGACTTCTCAAGCAGCTCATTCAGTGAGGAACAATCAGAAGGGAAGGCAGCACCAAATGATATCATTGGAGGACCGGAACATTTTGTTCCTGATTTGATTCAACCTGGTGCACTCTCTGCTGTCAAGTCCATTGCTAAATTTATGTTCCTGAATGGCTATGATAAGGAGTGTTGCCAGGCTTATATAAACTCACGGCAGAATGCAATAGATGAGTACTTTGGGTCTCTTCGTCTGAACAAGCTCAGTATAGAAGAGCTTATGAACACAAGTTGGTACAAACTGAATACATTAATAAGGAGATGGAACCGAGCAATGAGGGTTTTTATCCGAGTCTACCTTGTAAGCGAGAAGCGCCTTAGCAATCATGTCTTTGGTGAACTTACAGATTCAACTGCAGACTCGTGCTTCTATGAGATTTCATTTAACTCAGTCATGCAACATCTGAGCTTTTATGTATCTGTAGCAATTGGTCCTCCTAAAACGGAAAAGCTTTTTCGTTTGCTCGATATGTATGAGGTCCTGAATGATCTTCTCCCTGAAGCTGAATCCCTGTTTGAATCAGGATATGATGATATAATCTTGAATGAGTATCATGAAGTGCTACTTCAACTGGGAGAATCTGCAAGAAAGACATTTGCAGAATTCAAGTATGCCATCCAATCATACAGTTCATCAAATGCAGTGGCTCGTGGAGAAGTGCATCCACTTACAAAGTATGTTATGAACTACATAAGGGCTCTCACAGCATACAGCAAACCTCTTGATTCACTTCTCAAGGACACAGATCGAAGACACCTGCATCTTGCTTCTGATATTCAGGTGATGGCAAACACATGTCCTAATTTCACAGCAACAGCTTTGCATCTACAGTCTGTTGCTGCCATTTTGGAGGCAAATCTTGAAGCTGGGTCTAGATTGTACAGAGATGATCGGTTGCAGAACATCTTTATGATGAACAACATCCACTACATGGTccagaaagtgaagaactcggATCTCAAAAGTTTTCTTGGTGATGACTGGATCCGGATCCACAACAGGAAGTTTCAGCAGCAAGCTATGAGATATGAGAGGGCGTCATGGAACAATGTCCTCTCTTACCTGAGTGATGATGGCTTGTGTGCTGCTGGTGATGCTGCTTCTCGCAAAACCATCAGGGAGAAGATAAAAAATTTCAACCTGTCCTTTGAAGAGGTTTATCGAGTTCAGACAGCATGGTCTGTCCCAGACGACCAACTTCGTGATGATGTCCGGATTTCAATATCCCTGAAAGTTATACAGGCCTATAGGACATTCGTGGGAAGATATTCAAGCCTCCTTGATGGATCAAGGCATCGAGATCGTTACATCAAGTATAGAGCCGAGGATTTGGAGACACTTTTGCTTGATCTTTTTGAAGGAACTCAAAAGTCACTGCAGCATTCTTGCCGAGTTTGAAGCTTCAACAACCTCAGCACCCTCCAccttttggttttcttctttgGTTTGCATTAGAATGGTACAGTTGAATTATTATAGTGATGTATTGTTCTGCCCAACTTGCATCGGTTTGCCGTGTCTTCACGGCTCCTCTTGCTGCATAGAATTCCTTGCAACATTGCAAAAGTTCAGAGGATGTTAGGAATAGCAATCTATTGTTCCCAAAACTTTGGTACCTGAGTATGTATAGTTTCTGAATGTTTTGGTAATAATACAGTAATCTAGCATCCCTGATCCGTTTAATGACTTTCCTGCACTAAACGAGATATGTGCTGCTCTACCGTTTCAGAACTGAATAGATTGCTTCATGGAATACAGAAGTGTAAAGTATGAAAGCAGCTCATCACGGTTGAAGAGTTCAGTGAAGGATGAAACCAATTTGGTACACTATCAAATGTTTGACAGAAATTGCCAACCAAAATCGAAGAATTTAATCAAAACTCCCACCCCTCATAGCTTCTACACTctgtacatgatgtaaccatGTTTTCTCCTAAAAATAATCATTAAGTAATTCTATTTCTGGAAGAACACATGCATGCTCATATCTTCTGCAATTTCAATcagaaaaaaggagagaaatGGAAGAACATAGAACTACCGCCACCCCTATCAAAAATTTTGCCTGGGTGAATTTCATGTCCTGGACTGATAGCAACAATCAATCGAACACTAGCCGATCACTTATTCTGGTTGTCGACGTCCTTCTTGAGGTCGGCCGGCGGCAGGAAGTAGTCCGTCGTGAGGCCGTGCACGTTGAAGTCGGCCTCCTCGACCGTCCACGTCTCCTCCAGCTTCCGCTTGTGGTTGACGGAGCCCTCGCCGTAGCGGAAGAGGGTGACGGTGGTGTGGCCGCCGTGCGCGATGTTGATGCCGTCGATGTAGCGGTAATCGGAGATGACGGACTCCATGCTGGTCTCCCAGAAGATGTTCTCGCTGCGGCGggcgcccttgccggacttcaTGCGGAGCAGGTGGGAGTCCTCGAGCTGGATGAGCAGCCCCGTGCGCTGGCTGAAGTAGCCCCACACCGTGTGGTGGATGATGTCGAACGCCGGCGCGCTCCGCGCCCGCAGCGTCATCGCgccggcctccagcttcaggaTGAAGCACTCCTCGCCGTTGAGGACCTTCTCGCCGATGCACACCGCGTCCGAGAAGAGGTTGGCGATCGAGCGCGGATCCAGGCCCTGCAACGAGACGGCGAGGAGCACGATCGGAGATGCATCTGGCCGAACGCGAATGCCTGGCTGCGAGTGCCCGGATGCCTTATTTACCTGGAGGGAGCGGCGGAGGgggcgtggcgggccgcggGAGGCGTGCGACTGATCGGCGGCGGACTGGCGCCACGCGACCTTGCCGTCGCTGCCGGCGCTCATCTTGTGGCCGCCCATGATGAGCTCGAAGAACCAGACCTCGGGGGTCTTCTGCCAGAGCACGAAGCTGCCGACCTCGGCGCGGCCCTGGGCGGCGGTGACGGTCTGGTCGCCGAGGTGGAACTCGGACGCGCACATCCGCACCTTGCCCACGGCGTACATGCTCCGCACCccctgcagcgccgcctgccCGCCCGTCGCCGCGATGTACTGCTGGATGATGTACTTGGCCGTCGACGCTTGCTGCAATGGATCGTTCACGCAACCGGATCAGTTGTTCTCCGAGATTCTGGTCTGGATGCGCGCGCGCGTAACAGAAGCGAAGCGTGCACGCCATGGCCGATGGGCGGCTTACGATGGAGGAGTCGCGGATGGAGCGGCTGAAGGCGCGGTCGTGCGGGACGGGGCAGGGGATGAGCGGCGAGCCGACGACGTTGAGGAAGAGCTGGAGCTCGGCGGTCGCGGGGGCGGCCCCGTCGACGGTGGCGCGGTCGAAGGCCTGGTTCTTGAGCCAGGCGCGCATGTTGGCGcccccggcgccgcggcgcttGTCGGCGCCGGGGGCGTTGATGAGCATCTCATCGGGGATGGGCACCTCCAGCACGGTGTCCAGGGAGTCGTCGCGGTCCAGGTTCGGGCACAGCTTCCTCATGACACGGCCGCcgcgtcgcctcgccgcgcaTCAACGCCGACCGACGGGGCGGGTGGAGCAGAGCTAAGCTAGCGCGCGCCTGCCGGAGACgggggagggagaagagagagaaacaaGCGGTAGAACGGGAGGCCAGGAGCCCGGACATGTAGAAGGTGTCAATGGCGAGGCATGCATTGGGAGCGAGGAATAAGTGGATCGCGCAAACAACGGGCGCTGTGTCGAGGAGCTAGTGCTGCTCGAGCCTAGAGGTGCGCGGACGGAGGTGAACGCAGGCGCCCCTGCTTTTGTGCTTGATGACGCGCGGCGGACAGCATCCTCGGCTCCGCGCCCTTGGCCATGCATAGAAATCAGACCACTAGCTATGGATCAGCCCGCTAGCTCTAAAAAACTCGGTCCGTTTCAGCCCATTCAGCCCACAATGCATCCTGCCTCTATGGACTCGAAACGGGTCAGGCTTTTCGTGGACAGCCAGGCCAATTTTTGGAGCACTGCACGCTAATTATTCAATTTTACTACTACTCCTTCCAACCTGAATTATTAgttattttgatttttctagatatataattttttctgcgcatctagacataatatatatctagatgtatAGCAAAATTTATACacctagaaaagtcaaaacgactaataatttaaaACAGGAGTAG
This genomic interval carries:
- the LOC120674239 gene encoding exocyst complex component EXO70E2-like, whose translation is MMAGELVKQYSNITLGEDSEICDIKHALKALRKKILTLDFDNSVHVHDPQDSFEYLEVLYKIRRLSERLRGLDPCGEAKQLNELTVYANDLSEMAMARLEEEFVYLLTHYKQPLEQEVLSFRSTEDGSVEDFSSSSFSEEQSEGKAAPNDIIGGPEHFVPDLIQPGALSAVKSIAKFMFLNGYDKECCQAYINSRQNAIDEYFGSLRLNKLSIEELMNTSWYKLNTLIRRWNRAMRVFIRVYLVSEKRLSNHVFGELTDSTADSCFYEISFNSVMQHLSFYVSVAIGPPKTEKLFRLLDMYEVLNDLLPEAESLFESGYDDIILNEYHEVLLQLGESARKTFAEFKYAIQSYSSSNAVARGEVHPLTKYVMNYIRALTAYSKPLDSLLKDTDRRHLHLASDIQVMANTCPNFTATALHLQSVAAILEANLEAGSRLYRDDRLQNIFMMNNIHYMVQKVKNSDLKSFLGDDWIRIHNRKFQQQAMRYERASWNNVLSYLSDDGLCAAGDAASRKTIREKIKNFNLSFEEVYRVQTAWSVPDDQLRDDVRISISLKVIQAYRTFVGRYSSLLDGSRHRDRYIKYRAEDLETLLLDLFEGTQKSLQHSCRV
- the LOC120674241 gene encoding uncharacterized protein LOC120674241, with product MRKLCPNLDRDDSLDTVLEVPIPDEMLINAPGADKRRGAGGANMRAWLKNQAFDRATVDGAAPATAELQLFLNVVGSPLIPCPVPHDRAFSRSIRDSSIQASTAKYIIQQYIAATGGQAALQGVRSMYAVGKVRMCASEFHLGDQTVTAAQGRAEVGSFVLWQKTPEVWFFELIMGGHKMSAGSDGKVAWRQSAADQSHASRGPPRPLRRSLQGLDPRSIANLFSDAVCIGEKVLNGEECFILKLEAGAMTLRARSAPAFDIIHHTVWGYFSQRTGLLIQLEDSHLLRMKSGKGARRSENIFWETSMESVISDYRYIDGINIAHGGHTTVTLFRYGEGSVNHKRKLEETWTVEEADFNVHGLTTDYFLPPADLKKDVDNQNK